One Aquarana catesbeiana isolate 2022-GZ linkage group LG06, ASM4218655v1, whole genome shotgun sequence genomic region harbors:
- the LOC141148011 gene encoding olfactory receptor 1M1-like gives MENTTSVLEFAILPYFMKTNNTLFIFSIVFFFAIYFSGIIMNIIITTVVYLDINLHTPMYLFLCNLSVVDICYTTITVPKLLYILLSDDNKVPFTQCLIQIYFFFIAASAEIMVIFAMAYDRYVAICHPLNYHCILSKNTCVLFVMIIWICSCVNSSLLTNSVLKMTFCTSVTVHQFFCDAKALINISCGGTDTFYILVYANCLLLGFCPALCNMMSYIRIIKVILSIKSNEGRNKAFSTCSSHLTVMAIYYGSAISVYMIPTSESYSVLEQNLTVFYTTVVPVVNPLIYSLRNKDVKQSFRKLVQLNYFLH, from the coding sequence ATGGAAAACACAACATCAGTTTTAGAGTTTGCTATTTTGCCATATTTCATGAAGACTAACAATACATTATTTATATTCAGCATTGTCTTCTTTTTCGCAATATATTTCAGTGGAATCATAATGAACATCATTATCACTACAGTAGTATATTTGGATATCAATTTGCATACTCCAATGTATCTCTTTCTCTGTAACTTGTCTGTTGTTGATATCTGTTATACAACTATTACTGTTCCAAAACTCCTCTATATCTTACTTTCTGATGATAACAAAGTCCCCTTTACTCAATGTCTTATCCAGATTTACTTTTTCTTTATAGCAGCCAGTGCTGAGATCATGGTTATATTTGCAATGGCATATGACCGATATGTTGCAATTTGTCACCCTTTGAACTATCATTGCATCCTTAGTAAAAATACTTGTGTATTATTTGTGATGATCATTTGGATTTGTTCATGTGTAAATTCATCTTTACTTACAAATTCTGTCCTAAAGATGACGTTCTGCACATCTGTTACTGTTCACCAGTTCTTTTGTGATGCCAAAGCTCTCATAAACATTTCCTGTGGTGGAACGGATACATTTTACATTCTTGTGTATGCAAACTGTTTGCTATTAGGATTCTGTCCAGCCTTGTGCAACATGATGTCATACATAAGGATTATCAAGGTCATACTTTCTATTAAATCTAATGAGGGTAGAAATAAAGCTTTCTCCACCTGTTCTTCCCACCTCACTGTCATGGCCATCTATTATGGATCTGCTATTTCTGTGTATAtgataccaacatcagaaagcTACAGTGTACTGGAACAGAATTTAACAGTGTTCTACACCACTGTAGTTCCTGTGGTAAACCCTTTAATCTACAGTCTAAGAAACAAAGATGTGAAGCAGTCTTTCAGAAAATTGGTCCAATTAAATTATTTTCTTCACTAA